A genome region from Panthera leo isolate Ple1 chromosome A2, P.leo_Ple1_pat1.1, whole genome shotgun sequence includes the following:
- the LOC122213926 gene encoding olfactory receptor 7D4-like isoform X2: protein MEAGNHTRVSEFFLRGLSDDPELQPLLFGLFLFMYLVTVLGNLLIIVAILSDSNLHTPMYFFLSNLSSVDICFISTTVPKMLVNIQAQSKDISYPGCLTQLYFFMIFAGMDGFLLTVMAYDRFVAICHPLHYTVIMNPRLCGLLVLVCWLIIFWVSLIHVLLVRRLTFCTGTEIPHFFCEVVQILQVACSDTRINNIFLYVSTAILGVFPLTGIFFSYSLIVSSLMRMSSAAGKYKAFSTCGSHLSVVSLYYGASLGLYLSPAGIHSSQRIPIASVMYTVVTPMLNPFIYSLRNKDVKGALRRLHSRGALCP from the coding sequence ATGGAAGCAGGAAACCATACCAGAGTATCAGAATTCTTCCTCCGGGGCCTCTCAGATGACCCAGAACTGCAGCCCCTCCTCTTTGGCTTGTTTCTGTTCATGTACCTAGTCACTGTGCTAGGAAACCTGCTCATCATCGTGGCCATCCTCTCTGACTCCaacctccacacccccatgtacttcttcctctctaACCTGTCCTCTGTTGACATCTGTTTCATTTCCACCACTGTCCCGAAGATGCTGGTAAACATTCAGGCACAGAGCAAAGACATCTCCTACCCTGGATGCCTCACTCAGctgtatttttttatgatttttgctgGAATGGATGGTTTCCTCCTGACcgtgatggcctatgaccggtTTGTGGCCATCTGCCACCCCCTGCACTACACAGTCATCATGAACCCACGACTCTGTGGCCTGCTGGTTCTGGTGTGTTGGCTCATCATTTTCTGGGTCTCCCTGATTCATGTCCTACTGGTGAGGCGGCTGACCTTCTGTACAGGTACGGAAATTCCACATTTCTTCTGTGAAGTGGTTCAGATTCTCCAGGTAGCCTGCTCTGACACTCGTATCAATAATATCTTCTTGTATGTGTCGACTGCCATACTGGGTGTGTTTCCTCTGACTGGGATCTTCTTTTCCTACTCTCTGATCGTCTCCTCTTTAATGAGAATGTCCTCTGCAGCaggaaaatataaagcattttcaaCCTGTGGCTCACATCTCTCTGTGGTCTCCTTGTACTATGGGGCAAGCTTGGGGCTCTATCTCAGTCCTGCTGGGATCCATTCTTCCCAGAGAATCCCAATTGCCTCAGTGATGTACACTGTGGTCacccccatgctgaaccccttcatctacAGCCTCAGGAACAAGGATGTGAAGGGGGCCCTGAGAAGACTCCATAGTCGTGGAGCCCTTTGTCCATGA